A stretch of DNA from Ricinus communis isolate WT05 ecotype wild-type chromosome 4, ASM1957865v1, whole genome shotgun sequence:
GGTGCCTTTATATTTGCCAAAGTTCTgaaagattattattattatacgGACACTTACTTTGGTGGTGCTAGGTAGTAAGCTGCGTAGCTTCGCAAGATGGTTATTGattctctctcttcttctcctCTCAGCCTCACTGTGACTCTTTGAAGCAGCAAGCGCCTTAGCATCCATGATTTCTTGGGCGGTCATCTTCCCTAACTCAGCTTGCAAGCCAAAAGGAGCTGAACCGGGCTGAACAACCGGTCCAAGAGTGTCGGTTATGATTCTAAGATGATCATGACTTGATGAACCATCATATGCAAATTGCAGAGCAGGAGCTCTTCTGTTGAATAGATTACCATATGATGATGGCACTGGAGGAGGGATAAGAAATGGGTCGTGGTGATCACgatgatgatggtgatgatgTACCGGGTTGGAAGGGAATTGGGTCATGGCCGGGTTGAAAGAGTGGACTGGAGGGAGAGGCCACGGTAggattggtgaaacttcagggAAAATCAACCCTGACGATCCTCCTCTAGCTCCACCATACATGTCACTAGTTTGCTGTTGGTGTTGGTGTTGCATTTGTTGAAGAAGTAGCTGTTCTTGGTAGCCTTGTAAGTTATGAATAGTCTGAGAACACTCGCcttgatcttcttctttcaatCCACACATGTTCTTTCTGGACAAAATATTAGATTGAACTTCTATTTCTTTGAGGGAGTTTTCATGGTGATGATGTGACGACTTGCTTTCTTGAtgtaaagataaaaagaaaacgagAATTGGaagcaaaacaaaaaaaaaggatacGGAAACTGGGTTTATACTTttgtaaagagagaagaagagtGAAAAAAGGAATACGAACAAGgccaaaaaagaagaatgtaAGAGACAGAGCTTGTTCTTGCTTTGATATGTTGTTAAATGGGAATTGAATGGATGGACTTTTCAGTGCTCTATACTCTATCTCTTGTGTTAGTGGAAGATGGTATAaaaacaggaaaaaaaaaaaaaagaagaaagaaaaagaagaaaagaaaagccaaagtaacagagaaagaaagaagttgGACTAGTTCTCTCTAGCTATCTCCAATCTAATACAGATATTAGAGTCTCTTTCAATTGGGAGGGTGGGTAGGTTTTCTGCCACAGGCTTTGAGGGAGAGAAGAACGGTGAAGAAGAACCCTTTTTATCCTAAACAAAAATTGATTCAACTAAAGCCTTTCCTTTTCCTTGGCACTTTATTGGGTATCTTTTGggtttctttgttctttagCTCTCTACTTTTGTGCTGATCTGCtgcactttctctctctctctctctctctctctctctcaccaCTCTAAcaatctaaatatatatagagagagggAGGGAGGGGTGTAAGTGTTAAGCAGTACTAGTGccctttcctttcttcttaCGGCATTCTCTATCCATCCCTGTAGCTATCAAGGGTGGGGAGGTgatatctttttgttttttctttttcctcctaATCTACATATTACTACTATATCAcattaatgaaaaagaaaaacataattttgttgttttgtgATTGGTTAAAACTGTATAATTACACTCTGTTAGTGCAGTTtttggagagagagagaagtggGGATGGGAAACACAAAAACAAACACAGTGAACACACAACACACAGATTGTCGACCGACCAAAGACCGAAAAAGGCTGATAGTATCATCATGATAAAAGGCTTAGCTAAActcttttgcttttattttcttttatacatattaaagtTATAAACACAAACatatagtatattttatttttatatatacacaaacaagacttaaaataaattcttcttttttctttttttttcattagcTCGATAGATAGATAGCCTTGGTCAATCCCCCCACGTTCTTCCATACTCTTGGCTATTTCCACGCCACCCTTTCTGCTTCCCCAAGACCATGTAATCATTGTGTCTTGGAACACACTCCACCTCTTTCTAtatactctctctctctctctaggTAACTGAATGAATTAGCTCTCTTGCTTCACTACATTTCTTGGGTTTCAGTTACATGTATGTATATTCATGCCCGATGGATCTTATCTTATACCAGTCCTTTGGGAATTTTGACACATTCCAGTGGGTAGGTGTATTGGAATATCTATTTGTATTCTGATAGCAAGCAAATGCCTCCCCCCCAGCCCTCTTCTTTTGGGGCTCCCGAAAGTTGGTATATGCTCCAATTTTCGCTTATATACAGTACATGTGTGggcaaattatatttatagtttcTATATTATACATTCTaacattgataaatttttCCAGCAAGTGAGGAAAAATTACATGAATGGTTACTAAATTTTACACTTTATGAAaggtattaaaattttaattttaaaaaatagataagtAGTacctttttataataaataaaagattttaatatttttttgttataaaatgtaaagtttgatgattatatatatactttacTTTTTAAGTGTGCTAGAAAAATCTTCTTgtgttattaaaaattaaaatttagcaaTCATTTAATtgcaaatcaaaatttaatatttttttattataaaatataaattttagtgaccgttaatataatttaaccgtatatatatatatatatatatatatatatatatatatatatatattataaaagcCTTTTTTCAGCTCGTGCTAGCATTtcgatatatttatatattcgtTGCCTTTTcatcattaattataattaagatatGGGTTCTTCATTTATAGAtatacaaacaaaaaaaacatGTAGGTACTGCCCCCACAGTTCCAAATGGTGCTTGTTTGTTTATCACGTAATTTGAGCAGTAATAATGCGAAGCTTAGTTTAAGCCCATTGCGAAAAATCTTAATCTGTCTTAAGTTCTTTATACTTACATTTCTAGTATTCTCAGCaaagaatattttaacaaAGGAAGGGTATTGTAGCTATATGAAAGAGAAGATTTGCATAGTGAAAAGCTTTcatgaaaaaagaagaaaaacattaTAAGAAGCCAACAATAGATTAATGAATGATTATGAGATGTGAGACATGTTGGCGCCTAAATAGAAATAACTCTATTTAGTAATtgttatcataaaattaattaacattaaataaGAGGACTCAAACTCTAAATGCTTTCTAGTTAAagaatgtaaataaataaagtcaATCTACCTTTCACTATTAGAAGCTTTAAATTGTTTATTATAGTGACCAGTGAGGATTCTAAATTAAGTTAATGAATTCTTTAGTAAGTGATCTCTTTCACCATCTAACAATCcctatttttcttttcgctttcttttcttcttcttcttcttctcttttttttttcttttgttggggGGGACAATTAATCCCCATTTTTCTATCTTAATAGTTTGTTTAGCTAttatatagacaaataaatAGGAGTAAATTAAAATACCTTATCACATTGTCAGTTGGTAACATTTATTTACTACAATAGAATAAACAACTGGGCATGGCCAAAAAGCACAAAGGAACAATAAACATGTTTGTAATGACTTTTAACATGTGGCGCGGTAATCCATAGCTTCTAATCACTGTTTTCCTTATATCCACGAGCTCTAGCATTCGCAGCCACTGGCTTGTGCTATTTTGTTGGTCCTAAATAGGTTTGCATACTCCTTTTGAACCATGATGCGTttatggtaaaaaaaaaacttacaaaaaagaagaacagaaagaaatacataataaataccaaaaaataaaaggcttAATTCACTTGACCAGCAATGCATGAGGGGTAATTGCACAGGTATATAAGTAGCTGGGCTaacaaaaagtaaaacaaataTCATTCCGCCAAGCTTCCCCTTTTCAACATAATAATTGTGTAGATGAACACCTAGACCCATTAAAATAGTGTTGTCACCTTTTTTGttacataaattaaatgaGCTTCTGCatatgatttattaatttagattgacacgatgagaaaacaaaaaagaagaaaagaaaagagattagATTAAACCCACTAAAATCAAAGTATTAGTAAACTTATTCCCAATGCATACGTCTTTTGCTACATTTGTTGTGCTTGCATTTGCTAGCTAGCTAGGGCAAaaggattttaattttgtattttatgttgtattttcttttaaagccTAATGTGGTCACACGCATGGCTGCTTTGGTCcccatttcttttatatacttttcatctttttggaaccctttttcttttttcttttttttttattattatatatattgccatgtttttatttatttattttaatttaatttacataGTGTATTCAAACATTTGATGATAGCTGCACTACCACTAACATTACCCACAAACAAGAaagcctctctctctctctctctctctctctctcgaaAAGGGAGGTTATGATGACATCAATCCCACTCTATCATGACGTTTCTGCTAATGCCTTATACGCATTTTGCCCTAGCGTAGAGATGCAAATAACTTGTTGGGATTTTTAAGCTTCGGATATGATGAGTGGTGCCTTTGAATTCCTTCACAATTTTAATACCAAAATTGttcattcttttctcttaccaTTATCATATCTTTTATTACCAAGCAAGGCAGAGATGAAAAAGAATTGATGAAAACATTTTacctctttctttcctttaattattttctttacaaaTGAAATAATACATGCATGTAGCTTAAGTATATTTGGTTAGTGGATATCTTAATTGCATGAGATGCATGAGCCACAATCtacctaaataaaataattaaaatgccatCATACTTAATTATGTATGCCACTTGAGCTTGGTTAATTGCTATGGGAGGGAATGATAATGGCTGTAAGGCACGTCCTGATTAATTTATTCGTTTCCTTTTATTATCAACAGTCCCTTAATTACTTCCATTGAAAATCTTTCACAttcaacttaaaaataaagtactTCTCTCTTTCTGCACTTTAAAACGTGTATAAGGAGTGATAACATGTTGAATctaaaaatctttaattagttttatttaatctaaataattactGTAAAAGTGCTAAATCATAtctatttgtatttttattcgaTTCATtcgtatatataatatttcatttaaatttagttttatgataaaaattatcCTTTAAGTCAATCTTGTAGTTGTTTGGTTTTACAATGgaagaaatataattgaagTTCACAAGAAAGTGGTCGTAATTATtggacttttttttttttttttgtatcatTAGTAGAGGAGGAGAGAATGACCAATTTGAATGTGAGCAAGCACATGAATGCTTGTACTCCATCCTGCAGCGAGCTTTATCATCCACTTCATCCCATATGCACTCACCCAAAGTATCAAAAGGATTAAAATGTAAACCGtgagaaaactaaaattatttttggggtttcatctaataattttaatattttgatagaATAAGATATCAAGATTTCTATGATTCAAATGTCAagagtttattaattttttcttatgagTAAAACAAGAGATTATGGACTATACGATATGagaataaatattcttttatattcgtTATAAAGACAAAAATTCACCTAGTGCAAAAGACTCGAACTTAAGactttttattcataaaaacAAACACTAATATCACTTGAACTAAATCTCAAGTGTTCGGAATTCGCCCTTTAGTTACTCTCATAATACGCTTCAAGCTCGGTAGATATTTTcgtataaaattatttttaaatcttcaCACAACAGTTTAAACTTTTAGAGAGAATAGTTTTTTTAACACATGAACAAAACAACAAATGTATGCCCCACATCTAGGTAAAGGAAGTGATGgtgaaaaatattttgcatTGCATGCGCCTGATGAGCCAAtgatctaattttttttctttctcaccATAGTCATAAAGAGAACTTGAGTTGTATTGTATGTCACATCTCTATATCTCACGCGAGTTGTCACAAagctaataaaatgaaagctGGTTTTGTGTCTCTGCAATATCTTGCTCAAAGAATAGCTTTTGAGGACTGCATTTGTATTGACAGTGTTGCTATAGATCGGAGTGATTTCATATTCTACACATTATACATGATGAATCTTCCTTCCAAAGGGTACCGCATGTGCCTGAGATGAGATATTTAACAAAGGCAATGAGGATGTAAATTAGTGGTTTTCAAAGACCCAATTGTGCAagtcattttaattattcaactCAAATCCACGACTAGTTTAGTCCATTTGGTATTTAGAACTCAAAATTTGATCAAATTTAAGTTTGATCGACCAGATTAGCCGTTTAGACTAATTGGATTAATTGATTAGATTTTCTTATAGTCatgaatttcttaaaaataatttataattgaaagaCTTAATCAAAATGAGTGGACTATTAATCCATTGATACTGATTGAACGACAACGAAAACTTAAGCCAATTCAATCATCGTTTTAGTATATAACACTGCtgcaagagaaagaaaataagaaattttaaaacctttatatatatagttttaagaaaagaattctCATTTATCCGtgtatcaaattcaaaatatgtataaagttctttatttttcttaattcagTATAAAAGTTTATGTACTAATACTTTCAAGATAAAATTTGTAAAGTGAATCCACACAATTCTTTGTTGTTGGATAGAATTGCATAGCTATTGCATTGTGTGAGGAtcataaattcaaatttaaaatccaataatatccattatgaattatgaattatgaattttaagttgataatttgtttttttttttttttgaaatccaTCATTAATACTCCATAGATCTTAACATTTGAAATGAACGAATCAAAATACAGCATAGgcaatttaaatcaaaatacaaCATAGGCAACATAGTCCTTTAATTTAGCGGTAATATAAAGTATTTTTGGAGCGGTCCATTTAAActttgaaagaaatttaacGAATAAATTTCTAGCTCATCATCTTACCTGTTAGACAAATGAACATagtcctatatatatatatatatatatatatatatatatatatatttgaatttttaattatgtccTCATTCCTTCATTTAATGAAACTATTTATAAGTGACTGAGTTACTGATTTATAAATGTCGGGACATAATTACATAGCTTTCTCTGTTCCAATGGCCAAATTTAAAAGGGAACTAAACTTTAGCCTCCAAtgctaatatttaaattactCAGGATTTCcatatctataaatttgaaattaatgtATCAGAATCTGCTATAGGTCTAAGTACATATCCCCACACATTAAAATAGGACGAAAATCTAACTCTTCCATTGCTAGATTCTTCCTGCAGCCTATTTCATTAGGACAAGTTCAATGGGACAAATCATTTGCTGTGGACCATTTGCTTCtaataaattcaaatcttAAGCATCATTTCATTAAGAAGTTGCGTAATTGGAATGTTATTTGTACCGTTAAAAAATTGTGGTCCATCGAATGGACAGCAATAACACATTTGCAATTTGCTTGggatatcaaaattaaaagttatcctcctaaaattcaattttttacaTGAATTTGTTCTCATTATTAGggcttaattatatattccaGGATTAGCATTTTCTAGTTGCATGTTTGTTCAAACTTTTGCCTTTGTGCTTTCCTGGAAAATTTAGCATGGAAAccattgaaattattatttggaCTCCGTTCATAACTACAACTTATTGAAATTATACTTCGACATAGTgttacatttatattttatgattttcaattataattgatcggtgattttatatattgacaaatattgtcatattattatttaataaatatttttaaatggaCTAATATGAGTTTCACATATgtctagtttttttttttttttcaaatcgttgctttttctttaattgagTAAAATACAACTTGGTTGGCAAGAATTTTTACCATTAATAGCATtattaatatacacttttacCGAAAATCATTTATGCATGTATTATGTATATTTGGTCTCTTTTCTTGTAAAAGAGAACTCTTTATTAAGAACAAAATTCTGATACGAAATCAATATGTTATCTAATTGTATTTGAGGTCTAACTCAAGTGGCAAAAGTATTTACTCTTAGGAGAGAGATTTGAATCCTATCCTCTGtactaaaatgaattttcttctttatagCGAGCGAAAAGAGATGACTATCCCCTGTTGTGTAGTCCGTAATCTGTTAACCTTCTTATGTatcaaaaaagataaaagtttgtgtttcaaaatcaaaaaaaaaaaaaaaagcaacacgcttctctttcttttctctcaaaCAGTATAAAACTAAGtttcatgaaaataaatatgggATATGCGACACGATACAATACAATATAgggataatttttaaaaaaattaaaaaaaaaaaacgatggaagacatttatatatacactgatatttttaaataaaattcaataagtgataaatgtttaaaaattgaaaaataaaagttaaatatcttttataaataagaaaaaaattaaaaattctttcTAAAGCAggaaatctaattaaatagaaaagtcTTATCactaaatagaaaaagaatgaaaattcTTCTCAAAATAggaaattcaattaaataataaaaaaattgattttcaaagtttctaaaaatgaataagaaatattaagaaaataataggttatactttttaaaattttcaagaggTGTCCAAACCTCTCCGAAGagtttttatattcaaaatgTATCCAACATAAAAACATGAAGCATTTTGAAGTTTTCGTAGAACCTAgctataaaaagaaagaacaaaaatataaaataccaTTAGTCAAGAACCAATATTCTCactctatttttgttgttgtttttttcaaaatgttttcGTTTTATCGTAATTATTTTGATGGGTGATGCATAATCGGCAGAATGAGTAGCTCCATGCGAGCCATAGCTCATCACATTTCAAGATTGATCTCTTGTGGTCTTGGAGCCCAGAGATCGAAATGGAAGCGCTAAcatctatttttaatagtatAGGCATATTCACTCGCAACTTGTATCGCTTTCTAAAAGATAGgcaattttcaattttcaattttcatttcactattttattttttatcataaaagtTATACTTTATGCCTCGTGCTATAAATAGGGAGAAGAGACACACAACTCTAATAATGTCATTTTTACTTGCTTGAGTGTTTataccttttgtttttttttttaatattaatttaagcGTCAGAATAGTCTTCTAAACACAATGTCCGGACACCATAATCAGTATTTTTTTTGTAGGTTTCGTCAAAAATAGTTCTCCCTTCACTAGAGAACCgcaatatgaatttttaatttattttaattttattgtataaCCAATTtgaatgagttaattttatttaatttttaatcggTATGATTTTGGTCTTAAACATATTATCCATAACTTGATTAATAGatgatgaaaattgaaaatttgacatatttaataataattattaaattatttgattataatattataatatatttattatttgattatttaattataatattatatatttatttatttagcccttgtaaaaagaaaaatacaaaacaaGATCTAAAAAAGATTTCCAAAAGTGAAACACTATCAGGTTGGAGCCCCAAAAGTTGGAGCTAATCAAACTCTATACCAAACCTTGAAAGAATCTCTTTATGGGTAATCTgattaaagagaaaagaatttaCTTCCTGGGAATATATTTTCtggaaaaaatgaaaaatagcctccaactttatttctttctgAAAAAGAAAGCATACATATGTATCATCAGGTCATACATATACCTACCTATAAAAGGATAAACCCACAGGCTTTTTCCCATGAAGTAGATACATTACTGTGTAATAGTCCATAACTTTTTGGAGCAGAAAATGGAAAATCTAAAATAGATTTCTTCATAAATGAAATTATCATAACATCTTTGCTGTCTTCTactgttcttttttcttttcaatttttcccaataagaaaatttaaaagacaaaataaaaagtcaGTAAGACTTTGGTGGGCATCAGGCATGCCAATGGTACATCAAATCCTGAAACTGTATATAATCCACCAACTCTTTTGGTTACTCTCCTTGTTCTAGTTAACTTTCTCTATATACACTAACTGCTATGCCTTTCCAAATTTagctctttctttctaaaacttatttttcCATTCAACTTATAGGAACtagacacacacacacacacatatatatatataggtactCATTTCATCCACtaaaaatctcactttcacaCTTCAAAGGATAATGGACTCCTGTACTATCTTTGCTAATACTCATCAATATATCTACCAAGCATTATCCCCAATTTTGCACTATCTTGCAATTAATTAGTGAACAagattaattgtgtgttaacTTGCATAATGACTTATAATATAGAACCGGTTATAAATTTCTGCTTGGGATACTGAAGTTATGTCCAGAACTCCAAGAATACAagttgaaatatttaattattaaaaaacaatcaaatatGGATCACtggattaaaagaaaagacaaactagagaaaatctgaaatttcCCAGttcagattttttttcttctgcaTGTAAAGCAGTAATAGAGCATTagtgagaaaaaaagaaagagagaaaaaagaaaagcagatTAGGATAAAAAAAGCATAAACAAAAGCTATATATAGGCAGAGCTGCGAGTACAGATGCATGTAAGTATATGTTTGTACAATCGGTATATAACGTAGCTTAAAAAGCCAGTTGATGGTAACTGGAACAGGAAACACAAGGAAATGACTAAAAGCCTGGTTTGCTGCTTAATTTTCATCAGCTTTCAAGTTTATCAGTATATAACTTTTCATCAACAGCAGTCTACTAGTGTCTTGGAGAACCCATATGCTACTATACCTAGCTTGCTTTATGCATGGAAGCATGGATTACAAACTTAGATATTCAGAATTTTCAAAGATTCTATTTCTGTTTCTATCCTTCACCATTTGCTCTATTTCAAATGTAAaagtataaaagaaaataattcagaCATTAAAGAGTGGACCAAGAATACTATATACATGAAGTTAACAACATAAGGTGCAAAAGTTgctcaaaatatttttagagtACAAtggtaagaatattttatgTCAATGAAGAAGTGGAACTAGATGAGAAATCATATGCAAACAGTGTTCATAGTCAACATGTTTGGACGGTCACAATAACCCAACAGTTTTGGCTTTTAACCAAGGGCAGCAAGAAGAAAGATATCTCCATGGGACCAGCAAGAATCTAATTAAGCTTGCTTTTGCTCAAAATCCCAcaagatttgattttttttttttttgtttgtttgtttgaaGATGATAATATAGTTGCAGAGCTTAAGGTGTCCTAATCATGGATGAACATGTATTTTTCTGTGTCTGGTTGGAgatagtttcttttcttttttgtagaGTCAAAAATTACACCCACAATTCCAAAGAAATGTGTCCTCAAAGTGGGACACTGCACTTCTGCATCAAATTATACCCTCCACCCTCTTATCACGTCTTTTTCCATTTATAAGTAcaaagattttataatatccttttttttttataaatctttttgCCTTTCTTTATCAGTTATTATAGTTTTCTCAAAGCCGAAAGTGAGTCCCACTACTAGTCCTGTTCTTCAACCAAACTCCCTACAAATGATAGAAGAAGCTTAAAGCAAGgttaatatcaaatttatatatatatataatctctTTTGTCtgtaaaatcaaaattaattaagtgaaaCAACAGAAGCTTAAAGCAAGGTCAAAATGATCATGCTTTAAAGTGATGATGATttgggtatatatatatattctagtACAATTAACGTGATGTTTATTTAGTGTAGAACCGACAAATCGCAGTCGAGACATAATCTTTGGATCATTATAATTAGAATGCCTGAAAGCATGATTCGAAAAGCTAACATATGCCATTAGCAATAATCATGGATTAACAGATTAAAgtagtttttatatatatatattagataacaatAAACTCACATTTATTgtgaaagaaatatatttatatatgtatatatttatattaagcTTTCTTTAGATTGATAATTGAATGACTATTGGGTCATTAATTGAGAAATCATTTCatgatcatcatcatcatcatcatcatcatcagtaCTTAActtgtaatttaattaagcAACCAAGCAGATTATCTTTTGAAGATCAAGGGTTGGACCCATTTACCGCTTGTCTCAATTTATAGTCAATAATTTTCTGTTCAAAAGTGACACTTATATATGTTATGTTCTTTTACCTTTTGAAAATTCCACGCACTTGGTAGCCTAACGCACAGCTGATGATAGTTTCCAATAGAGATTTCGGACTCACTTTTGAAAAACATTGACTTTATTAACATAGGTTAAAACTCAACTAATCcagaccaaaaaaaaaaaaaagatattgcaaataaaactaattaattaaaatcatatagcTATTTGAATGAAATTGAGGTTATAATATGTGTGGTTACACAAGAAATGAAATttctatttgaattttttctttcaaaaattgTCCAGTAAATTTGCTCTttctgttttaattttaagttttctctttttaaggTATAATAGAGGGAAAGGGTGAGTACTAGTAGTAACACTAGCCGGGTGTGGCTATAATTAACTTAGATAGGATTCAAGCCCGTCAATATAGCACATACATCGAGCCAGATAAAAAATCCAATCAAAATAAAGACTTGagcatttttaaaaaaatatcctcACAAAATTGTCGCTCAATTTAAATTCACATCCTTGAATTGCTCGGTAAAAGaagtttttatcaaattactatctttaacaataaattttaaaatattacttcaTACAATCCagaaatctaataaattaatctataaGTTTAAAATGTATGGAGATTTTGAAATTAGCTATGTTCTACTTACTAATTAAACATTTTGATCAAATTATGTTtttgaa
This window harbors:
- the LOC8269511 gene encoding transcription factor bHLH30, translated to MCGLKEEDQGECSQTIHNLQGYQEQLLLQQMQHQHQQQTSDMYGGARGGSSGLIFPEVSPILPWPLPPVHSFNPAMTQFPSNPVHHHHHHRDHHDPFLIPPPVPSSYGNLFNRRAPALQFAYDGSSSHDHLRIITDTLGPVVQPGSAPFGLQAELGKMTAQEIMDAKALAASKSHSEAERRRRERINNHLAKLRSLLPSTTKTDKASLLAEVIQHVKELKRQTSLIAETSPVPTEIDELTVDASDEDGKFIIKASLCCEDRSDLLPDLIKTLKALRLRTLKAEITTLGGRVKNVLFITGEEDSSSNSNEEDQQQQPQYSISSIQEALKAVMEKSGGDESSSGSVKRQRTNINVLDQQQQQQQQHRSL